A segment of the Xenopus tropicalis strain Nigerian chromosome 6, UCB_Xtro_10.0, whole genome shotgun sequence genome:
CTGCAGGCGAGTTTTAATTTTGTCTATTATTTAGTTACCTCCTAAACAATATATTGAAAAGTAATCATATGAAATTTCTGGTAGGGTTTTCTTCAGGATATTTACTATTGTTCCAGGAGTCCCATTTTGTGTGATACTTGTGCAAAAGGTGGTTATTTCTGGCATTAAATTATTCCATGGTACTGTTACTGTTGAGTAAGAATATTACGTCATTTAGTGAAGTCCCCTAGTGATTTAAATGGCTAACCTTGTGGCCCAGGAAGGGGTGTGCCTTCCATTATAATTGTACCAGCCTGGGTTAGGTTCTTAAAGACCACCATGCTGCCCTGTTTGATCCCGGTCCCACTGGGCAGGCAGTATATTACATGTTTTGGTTGGACTAAAATAGGCGCCAGTGTGTTGTAGTTATACCACTGCCAGTCTGTGTAATGAACTACAGCAATGACATCCCCGCCAGTGTTCACTATGGGGTTATTCACTATCCAACATCCTGCAGCTCCCTAGCTGATATtatactactcccagcatccctgaaAGCCTTCAGCTGGATATGTTCCTCTCCCAATGGGTTTGCATAGGGTGGAGAAATGAGTACATATGGATATATGGATGAAGAAGTGACATTGGTTACTTGGTGGGTGCCCAGCGCTTGGAGCTGCCCGTACACAGAGAGATCTACAGACATTCcggtctttcagtgtatggctgtATTAAAGCGCTGGGCACCCACCAAAATAACCCGTTTTTCACACACCGTAATTGGGCCTGCAGCacaacataacataaaaataaatatcaaatctAGCTTTATAATATATCTGCTTTAAAGTTGCCACGGTGATGAGCTCAGGTTTAAGGGAGACAAAACTGCAATgaaaataattcacaaaacacaaaaatgatCACCAAATATTTGTGAAGAGAAAAATTTCATTTGCGGCATTTCTGCATTGCTTTAAATAAAGGCCCTGTATAGGGGCTGACGCAAAGTAGAAACTTCCTGCAGTTGGTCTGTGTGAGAGAAATCAAAGAAGAACATTATTATAGGTGGTTCCTTTAATGTAACCATAATATCCAGAGAGGATCATAGAAGCTAATTTTCAGTTCTGGAAAATCACTGGGACACTGGGTAGCGCCTGGGGTATCAGCCTTGGTTCTCATTTCTCTCTGTAAGTTACACTGTATTTACAGCACAAAATATGACCCCATCACTGTTAAGTTGGTTTATACTTTATTTCAGTGTAAAACATGGCATTTCGTACATAATCATTATGTTATATATGTCAAATAATATTCTGTGATGCTCCCAGCCTCCAACTGTCACTGCCATAAGTCTGACGCTGCCATAAGTCTGATGCTGCCATAAGTCTGACGCCGCCATAAGTCTGATGGCTGACGGTTGGTACTTGCCTGGGAGAGACCACGGGCTGAAGTAAGGGAGACAGTAATGATTGTCTTTAATTGCTCTGCTCCCCAGTTTAGTTTTAATTGtcacttggttgctagggtcccacttacaTGTGTAGCaaacttgcagccaatcacagttgGAATAGGAAAGCACATTGGCCGCACGGCTTACTGTCAGTTAAAATAACGgttttctcactttcatttctggcatcagaggtaagtggagcgtgccacacgctggggggggggacatttcaggaaaataatggcataaatgcATAAAATGGCTATGTAATTGCGTCACTAGGTAGCGCCTGGGATATTGGCGTTGGTTTTGCACATATTCtgtcagtttaataaatataaaatgtgattatgggagggttggggttggggagcagggagactACAAACCTCTCAGGATTGATAcataaagtataaaataatatttgggATTTAGATTCCTCTTctaacattcacatttttctgtattttacaaAGTGAAAGTTTGAAAATGTTTAAGGAAAAAGTCTGAAATCTCCCATTGTCCCATCCACTAACGGTCGCTCTGACAGTGTTTGAGTGACAGTTGGACATTTGGTCTTCAGGTTTCTCTCTAATGCTATTAATATATGTCTCTCTGTATCTCACTTTGTATATAAAATTGCCTTATTTAAAAGCTTTTTAGGCAAAAATCCCAAAGTTGTCACTTCCCAGCCACTAATGCTCCCCCTGACACTGCCTGGGGCTGgtgacagttaatgacagttAATGACAGGCAGCCATTGCTTTCCTCTGATCTGAAACTTACAGTGCTCCCagcctgcagcctgtagtcctatagctGTTAATATAAATCTTATCCGCGCTTAGGTCCAACTATAGGACtgtagagaagaaaaaaaaaaacaaaaaacgtgtGTAATTAACTTAATTAAATATGTGATATTGAGCAAAAGCAGCCCTCCTCTTTACTAATCCTTTAGTGCCCACAAATAAAATTATTAACTCAAATAGAGTTGGCGCTTGCTTAATATAGTGAAAAAATAATCAGTAAATTACTTACTAGAATAAAAATCAAGTGCTGAAACAAATTTATATTTATGAGATAAGTAGATATATTACACCATAGTAcaatcaattaaataaaataatcaatTCAGTAAATAAAAAGGATTAAAAAGTAACCAAATGAATTTATATACTGGAGACATTAGGTAGAAATTCATTAATTACAATAAGGACAGAAGATACCTACAAATAATATACCCTAGATTGCCTATCTACTAGAATTcagttccccaacctgtggcccccAGCTGTTTACTGAACTACGGCTCCCTGCTTCCCTGTCAGATCTCCAATCTATGCGCTCAGTTGTTTGTGACCAATAAAGTATGGTGGGGATATCGAGCTGCTGGTGGGTTGCTCCTCATCGGCAGGGACTGGGCCTCATGTTATAATAGAAAGAAGGGATGGTGCAAATACAGGGCAATGCTGCAAACCTGTTTCACTctcatttcaaggggaacttcaccttatATGCTGTTATTGCACAGATTTTATGTTTTAGGATGCCATTTTAGGGTCTGTTTGTTAAAATGCGGAGAACTGGTCAAGGGTGTGAGTACTTATATAAGCAGTGTATCCTGATTGTGGTAGCAGAGAGGCCCAGTGCATATGAGCTCACAATCTCTTTTTTTCCCTCTCCCCCATAAAGTGAAAATTACGAGCGATTCTGAGCGATTCCGAGCAAATCCGAGTGATTTCAAGGCATTTTGGTgagattttttgtgattttttttttagagatattCAGCGAGGTTTTAATAACTCATTTTTGACGCTTCTTAGGAAATAACATCTTCCATAGACGTCTGCTGATATCTCTATTTTatacccaactgctcttttaagagcaagaagACCGTGGCGCAAATGCCATCCTGCGCcccctggaggaaggtaagggagcTGCTACGGTTTCATTTGAATGAAGGGTCTGGATGTACAGAGTATAGAATGTAACAGAATCTTTCTCTTTCCCTCAGCGAGAGGCAGGATCAAGACCCCCTCCGAGATTTATAAGGTGAGTAGGAAAGAGGTAAAAAactgtgccccactcactgctactgctgtaggggctgcaggTTTTGTACCACCGgggaatattatgttatcaataaaatcccccttttattctattttccagCCTCCTGATGTTCGGCTGACCACGGGGGTGTGCTCCTCGGACGGGGCGGCGCTGCAGCCGTTTATTAAGGTAAGGACCCCAGCAAATTCCTAGAGGGGTGAAAGTGCTGTCTGCTGCCCCTGCCCTGGGCCTAAAGAACACACAAGCTGACATATCAGATTGCTGTTTTGGGGGCCACATGGGGCCATTTCTTGAATGTAAGTGAAACCTTTTTGTCTGTGTTACAGGGTCTCCACCATCGCAGAGGAGTGGTGGCCGTGAAGATGGCGAACATCACCTGGGTAGGGAACTTTCTAGTTTCCATTCTCCATAATAATTCCTATTGGTGGGGTTGCCTATGGGAGCTAAAgggtttttttattattccacccCCAGGATATGAGACGTCAGTTCGCAGGGAGCTGAAGTTCCTCCAGCAGTTCGGCGGCCACAAGAACGTCGCCTCTTACCACGGAAGCCTATTACCAGGCTCCACTGCAGGAGAACTCATTGGAGCTCCTGGAAGtaaggaattatttgctgtatCTTGTTCCTCCCGCTTGTGCCAAAGAGATCTCCATTGGAGGAATATAATCCCTGGCCTGACACCATTTCTTTCTATTGCAGGTTGTTCTTGAGTTCTGTGAGGGGGGCTCCCTCCAGGAACTCATCAACACCAACAGCAAAGCCTGAAGGAGCCCTGGATTGGTTACATCTGCAGGGAAGTATTAAAGGTTAAGGCCAGAATAACCCCTTAAGGACTCATCTATgattctgcattaaaaaaaatatatattgattttttgtaCATCATCATTATGCTAAAATGTATTACACTCTTTGTCGGGAATATTGAAATTTCATAtctgttatattcttataacctacaTCTCTATCCCCCCAGGGGCTCCACCACATCCACCAGCACCGGGCCGTACATAGGGACATCAAGGGCCCGAACATCATGCTGACGAAGGAGGGGAGAGTGAAGCTGAGTGAGTAGAACTTACAGTTATAAGATGAATGGATGGCGGGAAGCTTCTGTGAATATGGAGTCAGAGGGTTTcataattcaggtttttattgtattgcatttaaaaagtCTGTTTCCATTCATAAATATAATCTGTTATTTCAGTCGACTTTGGACTCTGCAGGGACCTGGACCCAAAGACTGGACTGTGCCACGAGCCTGAAGGGACTCCACACTGGATGGCACCCGAGGCCATAAGGTGGAACGGCAAGGACCCGTCGTACGACACCAAAGTGAGTTGCACTTATAATACTTGGCACAACAGGGTGCATTTACCTATCAATGTTAATGGGAGATAGAAGCAGTGGGAGGAGTCGATGGCACTTTCCTTCAGCCTCTCCCCTCCTCTCTGCACAAATGGGTGCTACATTCAGTTAGCGGCAGTTCAGGTTACAGGAGAGCTAAACACGAAGCCATTGGGGCCATTTCTTCCATCAGTGCTAAGTGGGCGAGTTTTAATTGGTTCTGTATTTTCCATTCATTGTATGCAGGCACTGATGGAAGAACCACCCCAGTAACAACTGAATCACCCACTAACCCAGTTCTCTCCTTCTAACGCTCTTTGGTGTctcttttccagtgtgacatctggtcgcTGGGGATAACCGCCATCGAAATGGCCGAGGGAGAACCACGTAAGTAAATTACAACTCTACATACAGGAGTATTGTTGGTGGGAACCTTATTAATTtatagaaaaagttttttttttcctgctaaaaATACTGAATAAGCCCCAATACTTCCCATTCTGATACGGAACATCTGCTgctcaaaatattaaataaatagcatATAGACATGTTTCATtgttctgatatatgtgtttctAACTTTCAGCATACTACGACCAACGCCGGGTGGAGCACTTAATAATCAACAACCAACCACCGAAGCTTCGGGCAGAGacctggtgagtccttcccagctcatgTCACTAGATGTTCCCACAACTCAGAGCTGAACTGAATGAAATGGGCTCTGTATTCACCAGATAAAGCTAAAAGCTCTTTTTCCTTTCTTTACAGGTCACAACAATTCGTGTCCTTCTTGGACTCCTGCCTGAAGAAGGATCCTGCGGAGCGATGGAGCGCTGAGGAGCTCCTGCAGCACCCCTTCATCGCTGGACTGCCGCCTAAGAAGATCGTCAGGGCTGAGATTCGAGAACATCTTCAGGCTCTGAAGAAGTGGCCGGCCAAGAAAGGTGAGGGGATCCATTGTATCTGGTACAACTGCACCATCAGGAACATTAAACTGAGAAGCTGTTGGGCTTGTTATAGTGGCGCTAGGGATAATGAACATATTTTAAGGGCTACATCACCTTAATATTACATTTCAGTACAATGGTGACAATGGGATTCTAAAGcaatttacagttggtcttcagttttcATTTTTGAAGCTTTATTCCATAGCTTTAAATCTCAAGTACTAGTTGGTTGCAGTTACCCTCTCAAGGGACCCAAGTGAGTAATATGGCCGATCATACTGCTGCCATCACACCACAAGTTTGGGTTTAAACAGAAAACCTTTTTTGCCAATGAGCTTAACTGCAGGGGTGTGGGGCTATGGGCCGGCCTGGGGCTAGCTGCAGAGTTGGATGTCTCTTCGGCAAATGAATAGACTCAGTTTAGAGGGCGGGAAATCACTGCAGCTTATATAGTGGGTTTGGATAGAACCCGGGCCCATTTGCTTTATTCCCTCCAGGAACTGCTCTTTGGGAAGGAATTTGTCTGTGGGACATGACATGTTTATATTAAAGTATACTCCTATATTATTTCCAAGCATTTCAACAAAAGCAGGAATGTAATTGTGGCTGTTTCCTTACTGTggctttattttctatacagGAGTGAAGGAAGCAGCTCTCTGGGCCAGGAAACAGCTGCGTCGCACTTGTTACTTCTGCGCACACAAGACCTTGGCAGAAGAAAAAGCGGCTCAGCAAATGGCACTGGAGGGCTTTCCTTGTTGTTGAtcctgtggccaataacatcTAAAGCCCAGGATGAGTCTCCGCAACAACATCCTAGGAGaaagaaacacagacagagaaaggtACCGTCTCCATTTAATCAAACAAAATATAAAGACTTAGAAATAGACATTATTCTATAAATAGAGTCTTTTGCACCCATTGTACTGTCAGCCAGTCCTGTGCAAAGGAGAATTCATAATGATACATTACtgactgatttttattttatattacagctCCACCAGCAGCGTCCGCACCTCCATCTGAATTCCACCCATGGCTTCTACTTTTCATGCAACTTTGGCTCCACCACCAGTCTCTTCTCCTTCTACTGCTCCTCTCCCACAGACTTTGTCATGCCACAACACCACCTGCATCTACAGCTCCATCTGCATTGCCTATTGCATTTACCACAGCTACATTGTCACTCTTCCACCAGTGGTATATTTTACTTTACAGTACTGCACCTCAACCTGCAGGCTCTTTCTCCAACCTCTGTGCGTCAAACTACCACAGATTGAAAAGCGGCATTCACAGTTCCACCAGCGGTATTCTTGTTTGTAAAGACCGCAGCTTCATCAGTGGAACATTTGCTTGTAAATAACATCCGTCTTTTCATTTATCTTTGGCTCTACCACCAGCCTCTCTTTACTATTCTGCTGACCCTCTTCCAGCAGACCAACCCACTAATACATGACAGCATATGCAGTTCCAGCTACCTTAGCTCAAACAGCGCCTCCATTTACAGCTATTTACAGTCTTACCCACCAACATTTGCATTTCAAACAACCACAGCTCCAGCAGTTACAGTATATCCGCCATACATTTCCACAGCACTGCTAGCGCCATTCATATTTCACCACAGCTCCACCAGTTGGACCCTCTTTCCTTTATTTTACTAAACCAGTACACCAGCAGGCTCAGCCATCATGCTAATGCACCTCCACCAGCATCTTCTTCTTTCCAAGGCCACCAGTTGGGCATTTTTTTCAACTAACACAGGGGCCTCCTTTTGAATATGTGTAAGAGCAACCAGTTCCAACACTTTTACTAATAGCTGTTGCCTTCACATTCCATCACATTTTAAGCCCTCCTAAATTCCTCCACGCAAAATCATCTCCTAATCCTTTGCTCCATCTGCACCTCCAGTGGTGTTGCTTCTTCAAATCATCTCCTCCAACAATACATTCACCACCTCACAGCACCCTAGCAGATCCCTCCACAATCCACTAAGAATGCTGCTCCTACATTAGATTTCTTTAACAAAGGAACATCTATAGGAACATTGACATAATGGcagaagttgatccagggacttgtccgattgccctttgggagtcaggaaggaatttttccccctgaggcaaattggctccggcttcaaatgggggtttttgccttcctctggaccaactacTAAATAGGAACATTCCATCTACACTAAAACTTAATAGTGAGTCCTTTCCAACCTAAATTCAAATAAATTTATctataatacataaatatgatatctattttataaataaatattttactacaCACTTAAATGGTGTTCTTGTATTTTTATAGTACCATAGTATTGCCAGGGAATATTAGGGAGGATTTGAGCCTGTGgtgcaagggaaaagggtaaataaaaaaaaaagtgaaatcagGGGGCGGGGGGTTGGTGAAgagaagataaaaataaataaaagtaggGGATCATTTGGGACCAGCTGATAAACATTTAGTATTATTTGGGCAGCGGAAGGGCAGATCTGTGGGTATAATGCTTCTTTGCATTGTGCATCAGCCCATCCACTAATTGCCCCACTAATAAAAGTATGGCGGAATATTAGGGACCACAGGAAATGTAAAGTAAAGGTGGCGTGGGAGGAAAAGGGCAGAGCAAGGGTTAAGGTTATGTAATTGCAGGGTACAGCCACGTCAGCTTCTCAGGCCCtggcctttaaaggacaaggaaagtctaattcacttggaggtgccaaaatgttaggcacccccaagtgacttagactttccaaCATTCTGGTTGTAGTGATATGCACCATTTTCTGGCGTTACTTGCTCTTTAAGAAGGGCCCCATTAACCCACAGAAGGTGTCAGCGACGCAGTGAGAGTTCAGCTTCTAGCGCCATtggcctcctgccccccccccagcatgggCAGAGAAATCGGCACAATCTCCCATAATGCAATATGCCAAGCTACGAGATACCTACAGAGGTGAGTTAGGTCCACAATAACTGCCGACGATGCCTTCAAATATAACAGTATTAAAAGGAAAtcaaagcaaaatataaaaataaaatagtgcccGGTGAAAGAgtgtaattcttagcaactttccaatataaattcagGACAAAGCAGTACCTGTCAGTCCCTTAATAAtgcctgcactgctggctctgactatTAAACCAATGTAGCAGCTGCCTAATTAGCCTGTAAGGAAGCAATGCAAGAGATTGTGGTAAATGGAGTCTTGGCAGGAGgggagctggcttctgctacattgtttccataGTGAGAACCAGCAGCgaggacagagagagagaaagatggtATTGAAcgcatattggaaagttacttagaattatattctctttcattttgcaaaatatcctgtttgaattttctttacagagcactTTACCTTGAAATTATCTTTCTCCATTTCCAGCAAATCAGGTTTGTGACACATAGGAGGCATGGACTGTGctacctgcactgctggttctcactACTGAAACAATTTAGCAGTTCCCAGCTGGTTAattaacctgtaaaaaaaaaagtgtacaagACATTGCAATAAATAGAGCCATGTTTGGTGTTTTCGCTACATTGTTTCcatagtcaggaccagcagtgagTGCGGAGACAAAAGCAACGGAAACCTTATCTAAACTTTAGAT
Coding sequences within it:
- the LOC116411731 gene encoding serine/threonine-protein kinase SULU-like → MKWALYSPDKAKSSFSFLYRSQQFVSFLDSCLKKDPAERWSAEELLQHPFIAGLPPKKIVRAEIREHLQALKKWPAKKGVKEAALWARKQLRRTCYFCAHKTLAEEKAAQQMALEGFPCC